The Denitrificimonas caeni genome has a segment encoding these proteins:
- a CDS encoding virulence RhuM family protein: protein MSLNNQEPEKGQILLYQTEDQGLRLECRFVGDTLWLSQAEICTLYGKAKATISEHISNVFKEGECDEDSVVRFYRTTAADGKPYNVMYYSLPLILAVGYRVRSKQGVQFRQWATATLQEYLRKGFVMDDERLKNPDNSVYFEQLLARIRDIRSSEKVFWRKICDIYATSIDYDGKAETSQHFFAQVQNKMHWATHGHTAAELIHLRADGQKPNAGLTHFAGGEPRKADMEVAKNYLSEKELSQLNRLVTSYLEFAELQAERGRLMKMADWSAKLDDFLRLSDYELLNHTGRISALQAKQKAALEFDAFQRVIDATPSQVDRDLEQAIKRLPKK, encoded by the coding sequence GTGAGTTTAAACAATCAAGAACCAGAGAAAGGTCAGATTTTACTTTATCAAACGGAGGATCAGGGCTTACGCCTAGAGTGCCGTTTTGTTGGTGATACCCTGTGGCTTTCTCAGGCTGAGATTTGCACCTTATACGGTAAGGCTAAGGCTACCATTAGTGAGCATATATCTAATGTATTTAAAGAAGGTGAGTGCGATGAAGATTCAGTTGTTCGGTTTTACCGAACAACTGCTGCTGACGGAAAGCCCTACAATGTAATGTATTACAGTTTGCCACTGATATTAGCTGTGGGTTATAGAGTGCGCTCTAAGCAAGGCGTACAGTTTCGACAATGGGCTACCGCCACGCTGCAAGAGTATTTAAGAAAAGGCTTCGTTATGGATGATGAACGCCTAAAAAACCCTGACAACAGTGTCTATTTTGAACAGTTGCTGGCGCGTATCCGTGATATTCGCTCTTCTGAAAAAGTTTTTTGGCGCAAAATTTGTGACATTTATGCCACCAGCATTGATTACGATGGCAAAGCAGAAACCAGTCAACACTTCTTTGCGCAGGTGCAAAATAAAATGCACTGGGCAACCCATGGTCATACTGCTGCGGAGTTGATTCATTTGCGTGCCGACGGGCAAAAGCCAAATGCAGGTTTAACTCATTTTGCGGGTGGTGAGCCACGCAAGGCTGATATGGAAGTCGCTAAAAACTACTTATCTGAAAAAGAGTTATCGCAACTTAATCGCCTAGTGACATCCTATTTGGAGTTTGCCGAGCTACAAGCTGAACGTGGCCGTTTAATGAAAATGGCTGACTGGAGTGCTAAGCTTGATGACTTTTTACGCCTGAGTGATTATGAGTTACTGAATCATACAGGTCGTATTTCAGCGTTACAGGCTAAGCAGAAAGCGGCCTTGGAGTTTGATGCGTTTCAGCGAGTAATTGATGCAACTCCGAGCCAAGTCGATAGAGATTTAGAGCAAGCAATTAAGCGTTTACCTAAAAAGTAA
- a CDS encoding HigA family addiction module antitoxin, protein MTMFNPAHSGEILKELIIDALGLTITDAANHLNISRKTLSKVLNARGAITPEMAVRLELVFGKPSADHWLRLQNAYDLWQMRQHQDELNVSPYNFQMA, encoded by the coding sequence ATGACTATGTTTAATCCAGCACACTCTGGTGAGATCCTGAAAGAACTCATTATTGATGCCTTGGGCCTGACCATTACTGATGCGGCCAACCATTTAAATATCAGTCGTAAAACACTGTCTAAAGTTCTGAACGCACGCGGTGCTATCACGCCTGAAATGGCTGTGCGTTTAGAACTGGTGTTTGGCAAACCCTCTGCAGATCATTGGTTGCGTCTGCAAAACGCCTATGACCTTTGGCAAATGAGGCAGCATCAAGATGAACTGAATGTCTCTCCATACAACTTTCAAATGGCATAA
- a CDS encoding nucleotidyltransferase domain-containing protein yields MNTAIGDALFTKAQQKVLAVLFGQPEQSFYLNELVRLADMGRGAISRELSKLTDAGLLVMHKQGNQNHYQANHASPIMHELVAIVKKTFGVAAVLKTALAPILPQLEQAFVYGSIAKGNEHAGSDVDVMLVGDNLSYSEAMQLLETAELQLQRTVNPTIYTPEEFAERLAQGQSFLTTVMEQETLDLLRS; encoded by the coding sequence ATGAACACAGCAATCGGTGATGCACTCTTTACTAAAGCACAGCAAAAGGTTTTGGCTGTGCTATTTGGTCAGCCAGAGCAAAGCTTTTATCTAAACGAGTTGGTGCGCCTTGCAGATATGGGCCGTGGTGCCATTAGTCGTGAGTTAAGCAAGCTAACGGACGCTGGCTTGCTGGTGATGCACAAGCAAGGCAATCAAAATCATTACCAAGCCAATCACGCATCACCGATCATGCATGAGCTGGTTGCTATCGTTAAAAAAACCTTTGGTGTGGCAGCAGTATTAAAAACAGCACTCGCACCAATCTTGCCGCAACTGGAACAGGCCTTTGTCTATGGCTCTATTGCTAAAGGTAACGAGCACGCTGGCAGTGATGTGGATGTGATGCTGGTTGGCGACAATTTAAGTTATAGCGAAGCTATGCAATTGCTAGAGACCGCCGAGCTGCAATTACAGCGCACGGTAAACCCCACGATTTATACACCTGAAGAATTTGCAGAACGATTGGCACAAGGGCAGAGTTTTTTGACTACAGTGATGGAGCAAGAAACACTCGACTTGTTGAGGAGCTAG